From a single Callithrix jacchus isolate 240 chromosome 5, calJac240_pri, whole genome shotgun sequence genomic region:
- the CSNK1A1L gene encoding casein kinase I → MMKNSGSKAELIVGGKYKLVRKIGSGSFGDVYLGIATSNGEEVAVKLESQKAKHPQLLYESRLYTILQGGTGIPHMHWYGQEKDSNVLVMDLLGPSLEDLFNFCSRRFTMKTVLMLADQMISRIEYVHTMSFLHRDIKPDNFLMGTGRHCNKLFLIDFGLAKRYRDNRTRQHIPYREDKHLIGTVRYASINAHLGIEQSRRDDMESLGYVFMYFNRTNLPWQGLKAMTKKQKYDKISEKKMSTPVEVLCKGFPAEFAMYLNYCRGLRFEEVPDYTYLRQLFRILFRTLNHQYDYTFDWMMLKQKAAQQAASSSGQGQQAQAQTGSKTNKKDNVKDN, encoded by the coding sequence ATGATGAAAAACAGCGGCTCCAAGGCCGAGCTCATTGTGGGAGGGAAATACAAACTGGTGCGGAAGATCGGGTCTGGCTCCTTCGGAGACGTTTATCTGGGAATCGCCACCAGCAACGGGGAGGAAGTGGCAGTGAAGCTGGAATCTCAGAAGGCCAAGCACCCGCAGCTGCTGTATGAGAGCAGACTCTACACGATTCTTCAGGGTGGGACTGGCATCCCCCACATGCACTGGTATGGCCAGGAAAAAGACAGCAATGTGCTAGTCATGGACCTTCTGGGGCCCAGCCTCGAAGACCTCTTTAATTTCTGTTCCAGAAGGTTCACCATGAAAACTGTACTTATGTTAGCCGACCAGATGATCAGTAGAATTGAATACGTGCATACGATGAGTTTTCTACACCGAGACATTAAACCAGATAACTTCCTGATGGGTACTGGGCGTCACTGTAATAAGCTGTTCCTTATTGATTTTGGTTTGGCCAAAAGGTACAGAGACAACAGGACTAGGCAACACATCCCGTACAGAGAAGATAAACACCTCATTGGCACTGTCCGATATGCCAGCATCAATGCACATCTTGGTATTGAGCAGAGCCGCCGAGATGACATGGAATCCTTAGGCTAcgttttcatgtattttaatagAACCAACCTGCCGTGGCAAGGACTAAAGGCtatgacaaagaaacaaaaatacgaCAAGATTAGTGAGAAGAAGATGTCCACGCCTGTTGAAGTTTTATGTAAGGGATTTCCTGCGGAATTTGCCATGTACTTGAATTACTGTCGTGGGCTGCGCTTTGAGGAAGTCCCAGATTACACGTATCTGAGGCAGCTCTTCCGCATTCTTTTCAGGACCCTGAACCACCAATATGACTACACGTTTGACTGGATGATGTTAAAACAGAAAGCAGCACAGCAGGCAGCCTCTTCCAGTGGGCAGGGTCAGCAGGCTCAAGCCCAGACAGGCAGTAAAACGAATAAAAAGGATAATGTGAAAGATAACTAA
- the LOC128932229 gene encoding uncharacterized protein LOC128932229 isoform X2 gives MEAGLRALRRTRLTVRASGDGLESAGVSLIPAAPPDLHQVAVCEGSSRSPGLASTSLWTAVAASLSRRGRRRRNAARRAGAAKPPPPQSMAAGPRAPSRRRRRHLVPPLNQPQMENF, from the coding sequence ATGGAGGCTGGCCTCCGGGCTCTCAGGCGCACAAGGCTGACGGTGAGGGCGTCAGGAGACGGCCTGGAGTCGGCTGGTGTCAGCCTGATCCCCGCAGCGCCGCCGGATCTCCACCAGGTGGCAGTTTGTGAGGGCTCCTCGCGATCGCCAGGTTTGGCCTCCACCTCTTTGTGGACGGCTGTGGCCGCCTCGCTGTCGCGGAGGGGTCGCAGGCGGAGAAACGCGGCGCGGCGAGCTGGGGCTGCCAAACCGCCGCCACCGCAGTCAATGGCTGCAGGCCCCAGGGCCCCGTCACGCCGCCGGCGCCGCCATCTTGTTCCTCCGCTGAACCAACCACAAATGGAGAATTTTTAG